The sequence CTTCGGTGCGTCCAAAAACCATTCCGAGAGCCATAACGCCACCAGATATTGCGCCGCATGTGCAACCAGCAGTGCCGATGCCTTGTGGAAAACCTGACGCCATTGCAATAATCTGGTCGGGCATATCAATCTCGAATGCATCACGGATGGTTTTGATGATGGCTTCGGAGCAATAGAAATCTGCGTCTGAATAATATTGAGTAGCAGTTTTGCGAATTTGTGAAAGGTTTATAGCTTGGCTTGTCATTAAAATATACTCCTTTCAAAATTAAGGAAAATAATACCTTTTTGCGGATTATTCATAAACTCTTATATCAAAAATTCTTGCATGCTTGTCACCATAAGTTGATTTAACAACTACTTTTAGGGTGTCAAAATCAATGCCACTGACATCAAGTTTGTTGAGGCGTTGAAAGTTGTCGTTAACT is a genomic window of Candidatus Epulonipiscium viviparus containing:
- a CDS encoding C-GCAxxG-C-C family protein, whose translation is MTSQAINLSQIRKTATQYYSDADFYCSEAIIKTIRDAFEIDMPDQIIAMASGFPQGIGTAGCTCGAISGGVMALGMVFGRTEAKGTEVTHTMALAQELHDSFRAKNKVTCCRILIRNLEYGSPEHVQQCARFTGEMAYETAKIICREKNIPTTE